A DNA window from Parabacteroides johnsonii DSM 18315 contains the following coding sequences:
- a CDS encoding DUF4922 domain-containing protein, protein MNDLEREIESLLIDQKQDWKLARENYASLANVQTRYFQDDYRTTVLQFNPERIRSSAAKIDKESLLARPCFFCHRPDEQKGVTYNDAFEILVNPYPIFEDHLTVPLRWHERQQIKPYYEDMLDIVSDLSDYALFYNGPKCGASAPDHMHFQAGKKEEFPVVRNWLNFSKGIVWESERTGFYASVDHLPVCFILVSRDKGEAAAVFELLYDRMPVKPDDYEPMMNLLVWREDDIWITCIFPRRELRPSCYYAEGDANILISPATVEMAGLFVVPLEKDFKKVTFADLEKVWKEVSITEEEKNEIIRKIREEV, encoded by the coding sequence ATGAATGATTTGGAACGAGAAATAGAATCCTTGTTGATAGACCAAAAGCAGGATTGGAAACTGGCAAGGGAAAATTATGCTTCTTTGGCAAATGTACAGACGCGCTATTTCCAGGATGATTATAGGACAACTGTTCTTCAGTTTAATCCGGAACGGATTCGCTCTTCGGCAGCTAAGATCGACAAGGAATCTTTGCTGGCCCGTCCTTGTTTTTTCTGTCATCGACCGGATGAACAAAAGGGAGTGACATATAACGATGCATTTGAAATATTAGTTAATCCATATCCTATTTTCGAAGACCATTTGACGGTTCCTTTACGTTGGCATGAGAGACAACAGATAAAACCTTATTATGAGGATATGTTGGACATCGTTTCGGATTTATCCGATTATGCTTTGTTTTATAATGGTCCTAAATGTGGTGCTTCCGCTCCGGATCATATGCATTTCCAGGCTGGGAAGAAAGAGGAATTTCCGGTTGTGAGAAATTGGCTGAACTTCTCGAAAGGAATCGTTTGGGAAAGTGAACGGACTGGTTTCTATGCTTCTGTCGATCACCTTCCGGTCTGTTTTATTCTGGTGTCGAGAGATAAGGGGGAGGCTGCGGCCGTTTTCGAGTTGTTATACGATAGGATGCCGGTTAAACCGGATGATTACGAGCCGATGATGAATTTGTTGGTTTGGAGGGAGGATGATATTTGGATTACTTGTATCTTCCCCCGGCGGGAATTGCGTCCTTCTTGCTATTATGCTGAAGGAGACGCTAATATCCTGATCAGTCCGGCAACAGTCGAGATGGCTGGTTTGTTTGTTGTCCCTTTGGAAAAGGACTTTAAGAAAGTGACATTTGCAGACTTGGAAAAGGTCTGGAAGGAGGTAAGTATCACTGAGGAAGAGAAGAATGAAATCATCCGGAAAATAAGAGAAGAAGTATGA
- a CDS encoding glycosyltransferase family 2 protein, translated as MKMINCFIPFLSLPQAGQTVRALRLCDRIKNIYLLATEKIPGEVEGCSILMIDSFASTATYRTIALHADTAYTLLYTKYTVFEPGQFAFERLLAIAGDTNAGMLYADRYQVEGGNRKLAPVIDYQKGSLRDDFDFGSLLFFRSSVLKQAVRAMDADYRFAGLYDLRLRVSELSELVHVNEYLYSEVETDTRKSGEKLFDYVDPKNRAVQIEMESVCTAYLKRIGGYLAPGFEPISFDIDGFEQEASVIIPVRNRVRTIEDAIRSVLMQETTFRFNLIIVDNHSTDGTSEAIEKYTTDKRVIHLIPERFDLGIGGCWNVGVHHPACGKFAVQLDSDDVYSGPDTLQKIVNAFYEQNCAMVVGTYRMTDFKMNEIPPGIIDHREWTPDNGRNNALRINGLGAPRAFYTPVLRQINLPNTSYGEDYALGLRISRTWQIGRIYDVLYLCRRWEDNSDAALDVVKMNGHNTYKDRIRTWELQARIALNRKDHE; from the coding sequence ATGAAAATGATAAATTGTTTTATTCCGTTCCTCTCTTTACCTCAAGCTGGGCAAACCGTAAGAGCGTTGAGATTGTGTGACCGGATAAAAAATATCTACTTGTTGGCAACGGAAAAGATTCCCGGTGAGGTCGAGGGGTGTAGTATTTTGATGATCGATTCGTTTGCCAGTACCGCCACTTATCGGACGATCGCTTTACATGCAGATACGGCCTATACATTATTATATACTAAATATACGGTTTTCGAACCGGGGCAGTTCGCCTTCGAACGTTTGTTGGCTATTGCCGGCGATACGAATGCCGGAATGCTCTATGCGGATCGTTACCAAGTAGAAGGTGGAAACAGAAAACTGGCTCCTGTCATAGACTATCAGAAAGGAAGTCTACGGGATGATTTTGATTTCGGTTCCCTTTTGTTTTTCCGTTCATCAGTATTGAAACAGGCGGTTCGGGCAATGGATGCCGATTACCGTTTTGCCGGATTGTATGACCTTCGCCTTCGTGTATCGGAACTATCCGAACTGGTTCATGTCAATGAATATTTGTATTCGGAAGTGGAGACGGATACTCGCAAGAGCGGAGAGAAGTTGTTCGACTATGTCGATCCGAAGAACCGGGCGGTACAGATCGAGATGGAATCTGTTTGTACGGCCTATCTGAAACGGATTGGCGGTTACCTTGCTCCGGGCTTTGAACCGATATCCTTCGATATTGATGGTTTTGAGCAGGAGGCTTCCGTTATTATTCCGGTCCGTAATCGTGTCCGTACGATAGAAGATGCCATCCGCTCTGTCTTAATGCAAGAAACGACATTCCGTTTTAACCTCATTATCGTGGATAACCATTCGACGGACGGAACTTCTGAAGCGATAGAGAAATATACTACCGACAAAAGGGTGATACACCTGATCCCGGAGCGTTTCGATCTGGGGATTGGCGGCTGCTGGAATGTGGGGGTGCATCATCCTGCCTGTGGTAAATTTGCTGTCCAGCTCGATAGTGACGATGTATATAGCGGTCCTGATACGTTGCAGAAGATCGTGAATGCTTTTTACGAACAGAACTGTGCGATGGTTGTCGGAACTTATCGGATGACCGATTTCAAGATGAACGAAATTCCGCCCGGCATCATCGACCATCGGGAGTGGACGCCTGATAACGGTCGGAACAATGCCTTGCGCATTAACGGCTTGGGTGCCCCCCGTGCTTTCTATACGCCTGTGCTCCGGCAAATAAATCTTCCGAATACCAGCTATGGGGAAGACTATGCGTTGGGGCTGCGTATCTCCCGCACCTGGCAGATCGGGCGCATCTATGATGTCCTGTACCTCTGCCGCCGTTGGGAAGACAATTCGGATGCAGCGCTTGACGTTGTGAAAATGAACGGACATAATACTTACAAAGACCGTATCCGTACTTGGGAATTGCAGGCGCGGATCGCTTTAAACAGAAAAGATCATGAATGA
- a CDS encoding Card1-like endonuclease domain-containing protein, which translates to MKHQIILLGKDITSVYHGIKEFGADHIHLLYTDATDHIETPMYPLLPTSIRCNRYKTEPYNGNNVIKVCRQIHQKYQGEFTYNLSEGTKVMAFAAFTVAKESGADAFYLTQHGEVVHLSHFENHPLQTTLNNDEILSLSGNTLTTYHDAKGLSDGDVKASMRIKQFIEQYPQEHARIQKFFSIFCKRQLNRLPASKIFANNLRFKQRNGSILITLREYVLLRLHQSNAIQLYFEGRWWETLVANQVRNWSMQQENSPEVWRSVIFQTNEKDTHPKNEVDVLLNNQQKLVFIECKSGNVTQNDIYKIDAVRETYGGDISQAVLASYYPVEKSLQDKCKDLQIHLFAPNFLTERSNYLNKMPAWLDKLADDLQL; encoded by the coding sequence ATGAAACACCAGATAATACTACTTGGAAAAGACATAACTTCGGTCTATCACGGCATCAAAGAGTTCGGGGCAGATCATATTCACCTGCTCTACACGGATGCCACCGATCATATCGAAACCCCCATGTACCCGCTGTTGCCTACGAGCATCCGATGCAACCGCTACAAAACTGAACCTTACAATGGGAACAACGTGATCAAAGTTTGCCGCCAGATTCACCAAAAGTATCAGGGGGAGTTTACCTATAACCTTTCCGAAGGAACGAAGGTCATGGCATTCGCCGCTTTCACCGTTGCCAAAGAATCAGGAGCCGATGCTTTCTATCTGACACAACACGGCGAAGTCGTCCATCTCAGCCACTTTGAGAACCATCCGCTACAAACGACACTCAATAATGATGAAATTCTCAGCCTGAGCGGAAATACCCTCACTACTTATCACGATGCAAAGGGACTAAGCGACGGAGATGTCAAAGCCTCCATGCGTATCAAACAATTCATCGAACAGTATCCGCAGGAACACGCCCGCATCCAAAAGTTCTTTAGTATATTCTGCAAGCGCCAACTCAACCGTTTGCCAGCCTCCAAAATCTTTGCCAACAATCTGCGGTTCAAGCAAAGGAACGGTTCCATCCTGATCACTTTAAGAGAATATGTCTTACTCCGCCTTCATCAAAGCAATGCGATCCAGCTCTATTTTGAAGGACGTTGGTGGGAAACGCTGGTTGCCAACCAGGTCCGTAACTGGAGCATGCAGCAGGAGAACTCGCCTGAAGTATGGCGTAGCGTCATTTTCCAGACAAACGAAAAAGACACACATCCGAAAAACGAGGTCGACGTATTATTGAACAACCAACAGAAACTGGTCTTTATCGAATGCAAGTCCGGCAATGTCACACAAAACGATATTTATAAAATAGACGCGGTGCGGGAAACATACGGCGGCGACATATCGCAAGCCGTACTCGCCAGTTACTATCCAGTGGAAAAAAGTTTGCAAGACAAATGCAAAGATTTGCAGATACATCTCTTCGCCCCGAACTTCCTTACCGAGCGAAGTAACTATTTAAACAAAATGCCAGCCTGGTTAGACAAGCTGGCAGATGATCTTCAATTATAA
- a CDS encoding S41 family peptidase, with translation MKQKFALEKTTFAVLMGLLAVLLLVPSCTTDDKVPDLSDEGTNDWIYKVMTDYYLWNEDVPDKGNLNFSLSPDKFFDSLLSDQDGVKYGDGWLTFSRIEKKEEETKSVMAADSYGFEFASYKNGNLYYAWVLYVLPGSPAAEAGLERGDWIIAVGSETPNVTNLSAFYSGSETTFLLADAVRKGNEITFNKKKTISVAASRAVEDTPFLKDSVYTVGDKKVGYLVYNSFSSGPDDESTIYDDQMKQVFAEFKAENVSEFVLDLRYNQGGLVTCAQLMTSLLAPADALGKTFCIMEHNEKQSKNDEALLLKKNAEMGNANLDLRRIYVLTGSVTASASEAVINCLIPYLTRSNIMVIGEKTIGKRVGSNTFGTREEYDWLLHPITLRIYNANHEADYANGFEPDVKIEELVIGNDLLPFGDTNEMLLSEALSQISGLKSLSARAESKGRILLTPSSLERKQTKGLIFESGK, from the coding sequence ATGAAACAGAAGTTTGCTTTAGAGAAAACGACGTTTGCCGTCCTCATGGGATTGCTGGCTGTCCTTTTGCTTGTACCGTCTTGTACGACGGATGATAAGGTTCCGGATCTCTCCGACGAGGGTACGAATGATTGGATCTATAAAGTCATGACGGATTACTATTTATGGAACGAGGATGTGCCTGACAAAGGAAACTTGAACTTCTCGTTATCTCCAGACAAGTTTTTCGATTCATTGTTGTCTGATCAGGATGGTGTAAAATACGGAGACGGATGGCTCACTTTTTCCCGGATAGAGAAAAAGGAAGAAGAGACGAAGTCTGTTATGGCAGCCGACTCGTATGGTTTTGAGTTTGCATCATATAAAAACGGTAACCTTTATTATGCCTGGGTTTTATATGTCTTGCCCGGTTCTCCTGCTGCTGAGGCCGGACTGGAACGGGGTGACTGGATTATTGCCGTCGGTAGTGAGACTCCGAACGTGACGAACTTGTCTGCTTTTTATAGCGGAAGTGAAACTACTTTTTTATTGGCAGATGCGGTAAGGAAAGGTAATGAGATCACTTTTAATAAGAAAAAAACTATTTCGGTTGCCGCTTCCCGGGCAGTGGAAGACACACCTTTTCTGAAAGATTCTGTTTATACGGTGGGGGACAAGAAGGTTGGTTATTTGGTTTACAACAGTTTTTCTTCCGGTCCGGACGATGAAAGTACAATCTATGATGACCAGATGAAGCAAGTCTTTGCGGAGTTTAAGGCTGAAAATGTGAGTGAATTTGTATTGGATTTGCGATATAACCAGGGAGGGCTGGTCACTTGTGCGCAGTTGATGACCTCTCTTCTGGCTCCGGCCGATGCTTTGGGCAAGACTTTCTGTATCATGGAGCATAATGAAAAGCAATCAAAGAATGATGAAGCCTTGTTGTTGAAAAAGAATGCTGAAATGGGGAATGCCAACCTGGATTTGAGACGCATTTACGTACTGACGGGAAGTGTGACCGCATCTGCTTCGGAAGCCGTGATCAACTGTCTGATCCCTTATCTTACCCGTAGCAATATCATGGTTATAGGTGAAAAAACGATTGGCAAACGGGTTGGTAGCAACACTTTCGGAACCAGGGAAGAATATGATTGGCTGTTACATCCGATTACATTACGCATTTATAATGCCAATCACGAGGCTGACTATGCAAACGGTTTTGAACCGGATGTAAAGATTGAGGAACTGGTTATAGGAAATGATTTGCTGCCCTTTGGAGATACGAACGAGATGTTGCTAAGTGAGGCGCTTTCGCAGATAAGCGGATTGAAAAGCCTATCGGCGCGTGCGGAAAGTAAAGGCCGTATTTTGCTCACTCCGTCGTCTCTCGAAAGAAAACAAACGAAAGGTCTTATCTTCGAATCCGGCAAATAA
- the scpA gene encoding methylmalonyl-CoA mutase — MRPNFKNIDIKNAGFAATNAAEWAKANGIEANWKTPEHIEVKPVYTKEDLEGMEHLNYASGLPPYLRGPYSGMYAMRPWTIRQYAGFSTAEESNAFYRRNLASGQKGLSVAFDLPTHRGYDADNERVVGDVGKAGVSICSLENMKVLFAGIPLNKMSVSMTMNGGVLPVLAFYINAGLEQGAKLEEMAGTIQNDILKEFMVRNTYIYPPEFSMRIIADIFEYTSQKMPKFNSISISGYHMQEAGATADIEMAYTLCDGLEYLRAGVNAGIDIDAFAPRLSFFWAIGVNHFMEIAKMRAARMLWAKIVKSFGAKNPKSLALRTHCQTSGWSLTEQDPFNNVGRTCIEAMAAALGHTQSLHTNALDEAIALPTDFSARIARNTQIYIQEETKICKEIDPWAGSYYVESLTNELVHKGWALIQEIESMGGMAKAIETGLPKMRIEEAAARTQARIDSGIQTIVGVNKYRLPKEDPIDILEIDNTAVRNEQIELLKELRANRDEEAVQKALADITECVRTKKGNLLELAVKAAGLRASLGEISDACEVVVGRYKAIIRTISGVYSSETKKDADFQKACELTAEFAKKEGRQPRIMIAKMGQDGHDRGAKVVATGYADCGFDVDMGPLFQTPAEAARQAVENDVHVMGVSSLAAGHKTLVPQVIEELKKLGREDIIVIAGGVIPAQDYDFLYKAGVAAIFGPGTSVAKAAVQILEILLGE, encoded by the coding sequence ATGAGACCAAATTTTAAAAACATAGATATAAAGAATGCCGGTTTTGCAGCTACTAACGCTGCCGAATGGGCTAAAGCCAATGGCATCGAGGCCAATTGGAAAACACCCGAGCACATCGAGGTGAAACCCGTATATACTAAAGAAGATCTGGAAGGAATGGAACACTTGAACTATGCTTCCGGTCTGCCTCCTTATCTGCGTGGTCCGTATAGCGGTATGTACGCTATGCGTCCTTGGACGATCCGCCAGTATGCAGGTTTCTCTACTGCTGAAGAGTCCAACGCATTCTACCGTCGTAACCTGGCTTCCGGCCAAAAAGGTTTGTCTGTCGCTTTCGACCTTCCGACACACCGTGGTTATGATGCCGACAATGAACGTGTGGTAGGTGACGTCGGTAAAGCCGGTGTGTCTATCTGTTCGCTGGAAAACATGAAAGTTCTGTTTGCCGGTATTCCTTTGAACAAGATGTCTGTTTCTATGACCATGAATGGTGGTGTTCTTCCTGTATTGGCATTCTATATCAATGCCGGTTTGGAACAGGGCGCCAAGTTGGAAGAAATGGCCGGTACGATCCAGAACGATATCCTGAAAGAATTCATGGTGCGTAACACCTATATCTACCCGCCTGAATTCTCCATGCGTATCATCGCCGATATTTTCGAATATACTTCTCAGAAGATGCCGAAGTTCAACTCCATCTCCATCTCCGGCTATCATATGCAGGAAGCTGGGGCGACAGCCGATATCGAAATGGCTTATACGCTTTGTGATGGTCTGGAATATCTTCGTGCCGGTGTGAACGCAGGTATCGACATCGATGCTTTCGCTCCGCGTCTGTCATTTTTCTGGGCAATCGGTGTGAACCACTTCATGGAAATCGCCAAGATGCGTGCTGCACGTATGTTGTGGGCGAAGATCGTGAAGAGCTTCGGGGCCAAGAATCCGAAATCTTTGGCTTTGCGTACTCACTGCCAGACTTCTGGTTGGTCACTGACCGAACAGGACCCGTTCAACAACGTTGGCCGTACTTGTATCGAGGCTATGGCTGCTGCTTTGGGCCACACACAGTCTTTGCATACGAATGCATTGGACGAAGCTATCGCATTGCCGACAGACTTCTCTGCACGTATCGCCCGTAATACCCAGATTTATATCCAGGAAGAAACGAAGATCTGTAAGGAAATCGACCCGTGGGCAGGTTCTTATTACGTGGAATCTCTGACAAACGAACTGGTCCATAAAGGTTGGGCCTTGATCCAGGAAATCGAAAGCATGGGTGGTATGGCGAAAGCTATCGAAACCGGTCTGCCTAAGATGCGCATTGAAGAGGCTGCTGCCCGTACCCAGGCTCGTATCGACTCTGGTATCCAGACAATCGTAGGGGTGAACAAATATCGTCTGCCGAAAGAAGATCCGATTGATATCCTTGAAATCGATAATACTGCCGTTCGTAACGAACAGATCGAACTGTTGAAAGAATTGCGTGCCAACCGTGATGAAGAAGCCGTACAGAAAGCATTGGCCGACATTACAGAGTGTGTTCGTACGAAGAAAGGCAACTTGCTGGAATTGGCTGTCAAAGCAGCCGGCTTGCGTGCATCACTGGGAGAAATCTCCGATGCTTGCGAAGTTGTAGTAGGTCGTTATAAAGCAATCATCAGAACTATATCAGGCGTGTATTCATCAGAAACTAAGAAAGATGCAGACTTCCAGAAGGCTTGTGAGCTGACTGCCGAGTTTGCTAAGAAAGAAGGTCGCCAGCCGCGTATCATGATCGCTAAGATGGGTCAGGACGGACACGACCGTGGTGCTAAAGTTGTTGCTACAGGTTATGCTGACTGTGGTTTCGACGTGGATATGGGACCGTTGTTCCAGACTCCGGCCGAAGCTGCCCGCCAGGCTGTGGAAAATGACGTTCACGTAATGGGTGTTTCTTCTTTGGCTGCCGGACACAAGACTTTGGTTCCGCAGGTTATTGAAGAACTGAAGAAGTTAGGACGCGAAGATATCATCGTGATCGCTGGTGGCGTTATCCCTGCACAGGATTATGACTTCTTGTATAAAGCAGGCGTTGCTGCCATCTTCGGTCCGGGTACTTCTGTGGCGAAAGCTGCTGTTCAGATCCTGGAAATACTGTTAGGTGAATAA